One Alicyclobacillus acidoterrestris DNA window includes the following coding sequences:
- a CDS encoding isochorismate synthase has translation MKRMAWEDMVGKLAHTYADDAAVVWEDKRIVRVKIPLEIPLHTFVRWQIAVPAVFSSDPKTHRTALGLGAATQLTGNGPDALGDIQMAIRAKNVPSIPVTWFGGFVFDSTQPVDGTLSGWPHALWFVPTVTLERQGSEQMVTVTAVLPNGLSIAEVNEALQPIGEVLSGAADDGKTAFHSGAGTNDQVSPEVKHGSVGTVHDARSWEALIRKAVGELQRGEMAKVVLARQTPVTIGVSLSEALARLLETYATSHVFALAWDGRWFIAASPEQLVRVEDGLMAVDCLAGTMARGDTPETDQALADALLNSDKNREEHAAVVRVVTDRLRLVAEEMAVPDVPVLKKLANVQHLYTPVRAKLREGKHLFDAASLLHPTPAVGGVPLERALAFIRAHEGWPRGYYAGAIGYVDAGGNGLLSVALRSAAVAYPQAVLYAGCGIVAASNPADEWQETEMKLTPMRLALG, from the coding sequence ATGAAGAGGATGGCGTGGGAAGACATGGTGGGCAAACTGGCGCATACCTACGCCGATGATGCGGCAGTTGTGTGGGAGGACAAGCGCATTGTGCGCGTGAAGATCCCACTTGAGATACCGCTTCACACGTTCGTGCGCTGGCAGATAGCTGTGCCGGCGGTGTTTTCGTCGGATCCAAAGACGCATCGCACGGCGCTCGGACTCGGGGCGGCCACTCAGCTTACGGGGAATGGGCCGGACGCGTTGGGCGACATTCAGATGGCCATCCGCGCCAAGAACGTGCCAAGCATCCCGGTCACCTGGTTTGGTGGATTCGTGTTTGACTCGACCCAACCTGTCGATGGCACGCTCTCTGGTTGGCCGCACGCGTTGTGGTTCGTCCCGACCGTGACGTTGGAGCGGCAAGGTAGTGAGCAAATGGTCACGGTGACTGCGGTGTTGCCAAATGGCTTGTCGATAGCGGAAGTAAACGAGGCGCTGCAGCCCATTGGCGAGGTGCTTTCGGGTGCGGCGGATGACGGGAAGACTGCCTTCCATTCGGGAGCGGGCACGAACGACCAGGTGTCACCTGAAGTGAAGCACGGTTCAGTTGGTACAGTGCACGACGCCCGGTCATGGGAGGCGCTCATCCGTAAGGCCGTCGGCGAATTGCAGCGGGGCGAGATGGCGAAGGTGGTCCTTGCTCGACAGACGCCGGTGACGATTGGCGTGTCACTTTCTGAGGCACTGGCGCGGTTACTCGAGACGTACGCGACCAGCCATGTGTTTGCACTCGCTTGGGATGGACGTTGGTTCATTGCGGCGAGCCCTGAGCAACTCGTTCGGGTCGAAGACGGGCTGATGGCAGTGGACTGTCTGGCGGGGACGATGGCTCGTGGGGACACCCCTGAAACGGATCAGGCGCTCGCCGACGCGTTGCTGAACAGCGACAAAAACCGCGAGGAACACGCCGCTGTAGTGCGGGTGGTGACCGACAGGCTGCGCTTGGTGGCCGAAGAGATGGCGGTTCCAGATGTGCCTGTGTTGAAAAAACTAGCGAATGTACAGCACCTCTACACGCCGGTCCGGGCGAAGTTGAGGGAGGGCAAGCATCTGTTTGATGCGGCTTCGCTTTTGCATCCTACGCCAGCCGTCGGCGGCGTGCCACTCGAGCGAGCGCTCGCGTTTATTCGCGCGCACGAGGGGTGGCCGCGGGGGTATTACGCTGGAGCCATCGGCTATGTGGACGCAGGCGGCAACGGCTTGCTCAGTGTCGCACTGCGGAGTGCAGCGGTTGCCTATCCGCAGGCGGTGTTGTATGCCGGCTGCGGCATTGTCGCCGCCTCCAACCCGGCGGATGAATGGCAGGAGACAGAAATGAAATTGACACCGATGCGGCTTGCGCTCGGGTGA
- a CDS encoding 1,4-dihydroxy-2-naphthoate polyprenyltransferase, with translation MQLQENVSQDRQLGHVLWKLTRPHTLTASFVPVLIGTVLALSFAHLHVLRFVAMLLSCLFIQIATNMFNEYYDYKRGLDTEHSIGIGGAIVRDGLQPKTVLRMALGCYLIALLIGVYLCISSSWWLALIGSIGMLIGYLYTGGPLPIAYTPLGELFAGLSMGAMFILISFFIQTGYINTECILISVPIAILVGAINMSNNIRDLDGDKSSGRKTLAILVGHKGAVTLLAVSFVVAYLWIIGMVVFGYASPWLLLVLLSVPKPIQAVTGFIGKRLPMQMMPAMKATAQTNTIFGLLLSVGLFISFRL, from the coding sequence ATGCAACTGCAGGAGAATGTTTCGCAAGATAGACAACTTGGTCATGTGCTCTGGAAATTAACCCGGCCACACACACTGACGGCCTCTTTTGTCCCGGTGCTGATTGGTACGGTTCTCGCGTTGTCATTCGCGCACTTACACGTATTGCGTTTTGTCGCGATGCTATTATCTTGTCTGTTCATCCAGATAGCGACGAACATGTTTAACGAGTACTACGATTACAAGCGGGGTTTGGATACGGAGCATTCGATTGGTATTGGCGGCGCGATTGTCCGCGACGGCTTGCAACCAAAGACTGTGCTTCGGATGGCGCTTGGCTGTTATCTGATTGCCTTGCTGATTGGTGTGTACCTGTGTATTAGCAGTAGTTGGTGGCTGGCGCTGATTGGCTCTATCGGCATGCTGATTGGCTATTTGTACACGGGGGGGCCGCTTCCCATCGCGTATACGCCGCTTGGTGAATTGTTCGCTGGCTTGTCGATGGGTGCGATGTTCATCCTGATCTCATTCTTTATTCAGACCGGGTACATCAATACGGAATGTATTTTAATTTCGGTTCCGATCGCGATTCTCGTCGGTGCTATCAATATGTCGAATAATATTCGAGATTTGGACGGGGATAAGAGTTCCGGCCGCAAGACATTGGCGATTTTGGTTGGGCACAAAGGGGCGGTCACGCTGTTGGCAGTATCCTTTGTCGTCGCCTACCTGTGGATTATCGGCATGGTCGTGTTTGGCTATGCGAGCCCGTGGTTGCTGCTGGTTCTCTTGAGTGTCCCGAAACCGATTCAAGCGGTGACGGGCTTTATTGGCAAACGTTTGCCGATGCAAATGATGCCGGCGATGAAGGCGACTGCACAGACCAATACGATTTTCGGGTTGCTCTTGTCCGTCGGTTTGTTTATCAGTTTCCGCCTGTAA
- the menB gene encoding 1,4-dihydroxy-2-naphthoyl-CoA synthase — protein sequence MTLQWEKVKDYTDIIYERAEGIARVTINRPEVRNAFRPETVAEMIDAFQHIRDDASTGVVLFRGAGDLAFCSGGDQRVRGHGGYVGGDSIPRLNVLDLQRLIRQLPKPVIAVVAGYAIGGGHVLHLVCDLTIAADNARFGQTGPKVGSFDAGYGASLLARTVGIKKAKEIWYLCRQYSAQEALDMGLVNAVVPLDRLEEESIQWAREILEKSPIAIRFLKMAFNADTDGAAGLQQLAGDATMLYYMTEEAKEGKNAFLEKRKPDFTKFGRLP from the coding sequence GTGACACTTCAGTGGGAAAAAGTGAAGGATTATACCGATATTATTTATGAACGTGCAGAAGGAATTGCGCGTGTCACGATTAATCGTCCAGAGGTGCGCAATGCATTTCGGCCGGAGACGGTTGCCGAGATGATTGATGCGTTTCAACATATCCGCGACGATGCTTCAACGGGTGTCGTGTTGTTCCGCGGCGCTGGAGATCTCGCGTTTTGTTCCGGCGGCGACCAACGCGTGCGCGGTCATGGCGGATACGTCGGTGGCGATTCGATTCCGCGGTTGAACGTTCTTGATTTGCAACGGTTGATTCGGCAGTTGCCGAAGCCAGTGATCGCTGTGGTCGCAGGCTATGCGATTGGCGGCGGACACGTCCTGCATTTGGTGTGCGATTTGACCATTGCGGCGGACAATGCGCGGTTTGGGCAAACCGGACCGAAAGTTGGCAGCTTTGACGCAGGGTATGGCGCGTCGCTGTTGGCGCGGACAGTCGGCATTAAAAAGGCGAAGGAAATTTGGTACCTCTGCCGCCAGTACTCTGCACAAGAGGCGCTGGATATGGGATTGGTCAACGCAGTCGTGCCGCTGGATCGGCTGGAAGAAGAAAGCATTCAGTGGGCGCGCGAGATTCTTGAAAAGAGCCCAATTGCCATTCGCTTCTTGAAGATGGCCTTCAATGCCGATACCGATGGTGCGGCTGGTTTGCAGCAGTTGGCTGGTGACGCAACAATGTTGTATTACATGACGGAAGAGGCAAAAGAGGGGAAAAATGCCTTCCTCGAAAAGCGGAAGCCCGACTTCACGAAGTTTGGCAGACTTCCCTAA
- a CDS encoding o-succinylbenzoate--CoA ligase, producing MHGFEVQSVRSIPDWLRGRAIHHPDHPALVAPEGTWTYRELYDAACEYAASLRILGVTEGDRVAVIAKTGVKYALMMHAIMQLNAVVVPLNWRLTGIELAKQVEDAEVAILLFDEGGATLARDVLQHVQPRYGGRAFESIERTTERVERSDIELTHMHAIIYTSGTTGVAKGAVITYQNHWWGAMASAMQLGLTPADRWLVPMPLFHVGGMAVLIRSLIYGTTVVIHNGFDVSAVNEALDSGDITMVSVVPTMLQRLIEHRRAGYPPALRCVLLGGSAAPKSLVARALALGIPVNQSYGMTETNTQATTLQSADALRKVGSSGKPLANMRVRIATPDGFTDEAGVEGEIVVQGPTVISGYWKRPDANAKSFRDGWFYTGDIGVFDEEGFLYVLDRRADLIVSGGENIYPAEVESVLVQYEGVREAAVVGQSDPTWGQVPVAFVVKASEVEMTELALANHCRQLLAGYKVPKAFYFVDELPRNASGKLLRRILKERLQ from the coding sequence ATGCACGGTTTCGAGGTGCAATCCGTCCGTTCAATTCCCGATTGGCTGCGAGGACGCGCCATCCATCATCCAGACCATCCGGCCCTCGTCGCGCCGGAGGGGACCTGGACATATCGAGAACTTTACGATGCCGCGTGTGAGTACGCGGCTTCGTTGCGGATATTAGGGGTCACAGAGGGCGATAGGGTTGCGGTCATCGCCAAGACAGGCGTCAAGTACGCCCTCATGATGCACGCCATCATGCAGCTCAATGCAGTTGTCGTACCGCTGAATTGGCGGCTCACGGGCATTGAGTTGGCCAAGCAAGTGGAGGATGCCGAGGTCGCGATCCTGTTGTTTGACGAAGGTGGGGCGACACTGGCGCGAGACGTTCTGCAACATGTGCAACCGCGGTATGGCGGTCGGGCGTTTGAGTCCATTGAGCGGACCACAGAGCGGGTAGAGCGGTCGGACATTGAGCTGACCCACATGCACGCCATAATCTATACATCCGGTACGACAGGCGTCGCGAAGGGCGCTGTAATTACATATCAGAACCACTGGTGGGGCGCGATGGCCTCTGCCATGCAACTTGGACTCACGCCGGCGGACAGGTGGCTCGTGCCGATGCCGTTATTTCATGTCGGGGGTATGGCAGTACTTATCCGCAGTCTCATCTACGGTACGACGGTCGTCATTCACAACGGATTTGACGTGTCGGCTGTCAATGAAGCGCTGGATAGCGGTGATATCACCATGGTTTCGGTTGTGCCGACCATGCTCCAACGCCTCATTGAACATCGGCGCGCAGGGTATCCACCGGCACTGCGTTGTGTGTTGTTAGGCGGCAGCGCAGCGCCAAAATCGCTCGTGGCACGGGCGCTCGCGCTTGGGATACCCGTGAATCAAAGTTATGGAATGACTGAGACGAACACACAAGCGACGACTTTACAATCTGCGGACGCATTGCGTAAGGTCGGTAGTTCTGGCAAGCCGCTGGCCAATATGCGCGTGCGCATTGCAACGCCTGATGGCTTCACGGACGAGGCTGGGGTGGAGGGCGAGATTGTCGTCCAGGGCCCAACGGTTATTTCAGGCTACTGGAAGCGTCCCGACGCCAATGCAAAATCGTTCCGGGATGGCTGGTTTTATACCGGCGATATCGGTGTTTTTGACGAAGAAGGATTTCTTTACGTGTTGGATAGGCGGGCAGACCTCATCGTTTCGGGGGGAGAGAATATCTATCCCGCGGAAGTTGAATCCGTCCTTGTCCAATACGAGGGCGTGCGTGAGGCGGCGGTTGTGGGGCAATCAGATCCCACTTGGGGGCAGGTGCCTGTTGCGTTCGTCGTCAAAGCATCCGAAGTGGAGATGACCGAATTGGCACTCGCCAATCATTGCCGCCAGTTGCTGGCAGGATATAAAGTGCCAAAGGCGTTTTATTTTGTCGACGAATTGCCGCGTAATGCCTCTGGGAAATTGCTGCGGCGGATTTTAAAGGAGCGCTTGCAATGA
- the menH gene encoding 2-succinyl-6-hydroxy-2,4-cyclohexadiene-1-carboxylate synthase, with amino-acid sequence MWTKRTLSIRGVDYHVAEAGSGTPLLLLHGFTGSHEVFEPLLARLVPQFRCIAPDLLGHGASAAPADSARYHMDETLADLAALLDASEVDCAHVLGYSMGGRIALSFAAKYASRVKRLVLEGASPGLREAADRAARRSADEALAASILEHGVAAFVARWEEIPLFASQKNLPAAQFLRQRAIRMAQRAEGLAGSLRGIGTGAQPQMWTHLSDVAAKTLLVTGQLDVKFTQIASEMARHIADCETAMIAHAGHTPHLEQPEAFLDVIVPFLANP; translated from the coding sequence ATGTGGACGAAACGTACACTTTCGATTCGTGGCGTCGACTACCATGTGGCCGAGGCTGGCTCTGGCACACCATTGCTCTTGTTGCATGGGTTCACTGGCAGTCACGAAGTCTTTGAGCCCCTTCTGGCTCGCTTGGTTCCTCAGTTTCGCTGCATTGCGCCGGACCTCTTGGGGCATGGCGCCTCCGCAGCGCCGGCGGACTCGGCGCGTTATCACATGGACGAGACGCTGGCGGATCTGGCGGCGTTGTTGGACGCGTCTGAGGTGGATTGCGCACATGTCCTTGGCTATTCGATGGGTGGCCGCATCGCTTTGTCGTTTGCCGCGAAGTACGCGTCGCGCGTAAAGCGCTTGGTGCTCGAGGGCGCTTCACCTGGGCTTCGCGAAGCGGCGGATCGGGCGGCGCGGCGGTCAGCGGACGAAGCGCTCGCGGCGTCTATTCTCGAACACGGGGTCGCCGCATTTGTTGCGCGATGGGAAGAGATTCCCTTATTTGCCTCACAGAAAAACTTGCCTGCTGCACAATTCTTGCGGCAGCGAGCGATTCGGATGGCCCAGCGAGCTGAGGGACTGGCAGGGAGCTTGCGCGGGATTGGAACAGGCGCGCAGCCGCAGATGTGGACACATTTGTCAGACGTCGCGGCGAAAACGTTACTTGTGACAGGACAGCTGGATGTGAAATTTACACAGATTGCGTCGGAGATGGCTCGACATATTGCGGACTGTGAGACGGCGATGATTGCACATGCCGGCCATACACCACATCTGGAGCAGCCGGAGGCATTTCTTGACGTGATCGTCCCGTTTTTGGCGAACCCGTGA
- a CDS encoding magnesium transporter CorA family protein, which translates to MLVCRNNEVMRIDNRAPQEGEMVFLTLLKPSDQDIRQTVGELFQCPAQIVDDCLQEGVRPRLHTHHDIAYFPFFFLRDDWQLVEISVVMGPQFIIAILKEPMPFLGELEEEFDKSPEKMHSPGRIVYEFLDLCVHHYLDLVDNIEETVDTLESQIYENPESSVASTIFSLKRTLHHVRRVFSDERSVVESLMHMGFSYSKPEENVYFMDLYDHINHIVDDVDSFREALSGLLELQMAIKSDRMNSIMKTLTIVSTLFMPLSFIVGLYGTNLKVPEYSWHYGYLWLWGWILVSVIVLFIIFKRRKWL; encoded by the coding sequence ATGCTGGTCTGTCGCAACAACGAAGTCATGCGCATCGACAATCGAGCGCCGCAGGAAGGTGAAATGGTATTTCTGACGCTGCTCAAACCAAGCGACCAAGACATCCGTCAAACAGTTGGCGAACTGTTCCAATGCCCCGCGCAAATTGTCGACGACTGCCTTCAGGAAGGTGTGCGTCCGCGCCTGCACACGCATCACGATATCGCATACTTCCCTTTCTTTTTCCTGCGAGACGACTGGCAACTCGTCGAAATCTCCGTTGTCATGGGGCCGCAATTTATCATTGCCATTCTCAAGGAGCCCATGCCGTTTCTTGGAGAACTAGAGGAGGAATTTGATAAATCTCCAGAAAAAATGCACAGCCCAGGGCGAATCGTCTATGAATTTCTCGATCTCTGCGTCCACCATTACCTGGACCTAGTCGACAATATCGAAGAGACGGTCGACACGCTCGAGTCGCAAATCTACGAAAACCCCGAGTCATCCGTCGCCTCGACGATTTTCTCGCTCAAGCGCACCTTACATCACGTCCGGCGCGTGTTCAGTGACGAGCGAAGCGTCGTCGAAAGTCTTATGCATATGGGCTTCTCCTACAGCAAACCGGAGGAAAACGTCTACTTCATGGATCTCTACGACCACATCAATCACATCGTCGACGACGTCGATAGTTTCCGCGAAGCGCTTTCGGGGTTGTTGGAGCTGCAGATGGCTATCAAGAGTGATCGGATGAATTCCATTATGAAGACCTTGACCATCGTCAGCACCTTGTTTATGCCATTGTCGTTCATCGTAGGGTTGTACGGCACCAACCTCAAAGTACCGGAGTACAGTTGGCATTACGGCTATCTCTGGCTTTGGGGATGGATTCTCGTATCGGTCATTGTGCTCTTCATCATCTTTAAGCGACGCAAGTGGTTATAG
- a CDS encoding IS110 family RNA-guided transposase, giving the protein MYFVGIDIAKRNHEACMIDSTGQSQGKTLRFPNTQAGGQKLIQWMQNVDHDLSSTEVAMEATGHYWLALHSFLRKHGIRVRVINPIQSDAFRNMYIRQTKNDTKDAFIIAEVLRFGRYSTTELGSDEIVALRQLSRFRFSLVDSISDLKRQVISVLDMLFPEYERLFSDLFGKTSSELLMEYTTPEEILAVDTEELAAFIAKHSRNRLGLDKAEELKSAAAASFGIDTALDAYRLQLRLLLQQIRFTEEQLDSLNSEIKKRLEAVDTNLVTIPGIGPVLAAAILGEIGDIARFPTGVKLVAFAGIDPTVRHSGEFTGTRNRMSKRGSPYLRRAIWLAASVAKVHSPILRDFYEQKRAQGKHHLAATGAVARKLTYIIHAVLRDKKPYEPIA; this is encoded by the coding sequence ATGTATTTTGTTGGTATTGATATTGCTAAGCGTAATCATGAAGCCTGCATGATCGATTCAACTGGGCAGAGCCAAGGCAAGACTTTGCGCTTCCCAAATACTCAGGCTGGAGGCCAGAAGCTCATTCAGTGGATGCAGAATGTCGATCACGATTTGTCATCCACAGAAGTCGCAATGGAGGCCACTGGTCACTACTGGTTGGCTCTACACTCGTTTCTCCGTAAACATGGCATACGGGTGCGTGTCATCAACCCCATTCAGTCGGATGCCTTTCGAAACATGTACATTCGACAAACCAAGAATGACACGAAGGATGCATTCATCATTGCTGAAGTGTTGCGCTTTGGACGATACAGTACGACAGAACTCGGCAGTGATGAAATTGTTGCCTTGCGTCAATTGAGCCGATTCCGATTCAGTCTGGTAGACTCAATTTCAGACCTAAAGCGACAGGTCATCAGCGTGCTAGATATGCTGTTTCCCGAATACGAGCGACTCTTCTCAGACCTATTTGGTAAGACGTCCTCCGAATTATTGATGGAATACACAACACCGGAAGAGATCCTTGCCGTAGATACAGAAGAACTGGCGGCCTTCATTGCCAAACATAGTCGGAACCGTCTCGGACTGGACAAAGCGGAAGAACTCAAATCTGCCGCTGCTGCGTCGTTCGGCATCGACACAGCACTGGACGCGTATCGACTGCAATTGCGCCTGCTTCTCCAGCAGATTCGCTTCACAGAGGAGCAATTGGATTCACTGAACAGTGAGATCAAAAAGCGTCTCGAAGCCGTGGATACCAACCTTGTCACAATTCCAGGTATAGGTCCCGTCTTGGCTGCTGCCATTCTCGGTGAAATTGGCGATATAGCCCGATTTCCAACTGGCGTAAAGCTCGTTGCATTCGCCGGAATTGACCCTACAGTGCGTCATTCAGGAGAATTCACCGGAACGCGCAACCGAATGTCCAAACGTGGCTCACCTTATTTGCGCCGAGCCATCTGGCTTGCCGCAAGTGTCGCGAAGGTACACAGTCCAATTCTCAGAGATTTTTACGAACAGAAGCGGGCTCAAGGGAAACACCATTTAGCTGCAACCGGCGCCGTGGCGCGTAAATTGACATACATCATTCATGCCGTCTTACGGGATAAAAAGCCATACGAGCCAATCGCGTAA
- a CDS encoding cation:proton antiporter, giving the protein MLHLGGGWEQALMMMFIILGLGLIVSKLSEKPRIPDVAAYLVLGIVLGPSVLHIVDAPSQSQANQFIVYLGATLILFDGGRAVRFDVLRRVYVSISLLVTTGVLISALIVGVAVHYFLHTPWVWSLLLASIMASTDPATLIPVFRRVPIVERLQQTMETESAFNDATASVLVLMLMTAVQTGGGLSIGPAVLKFFHDAFIGLAVGVVFGMLAMLLVSQKAWGILHELGSVVMFVCAIGAYVVASRLDASGFMAAFAAGVMTGNGRSLRWPLASETEGHIEHTGGVLTLMLRILIFVMLGTQVNFQVVYAHLWVGLLIVAVLMFVARPATVFGSVLFDRVAKWNGREVIFMTWVRETGVIPAALAGTAVAKGIPQAQTILAVTFLAILCTILIQATSTGAVAKRLGLARQEKPEDL; this is encoded by the coding sequence TTGTTACATTTAGGGGGCGGCTGGGAGCAGGCGCTGATGATGATGTTTATCATCCTCGGCCTCGGTTTAATTGTGAGTAAACTCTCAGAAAAGCCGCGCATTCCCGATGTCGCTGCATATTTGGTGTTAGGCATTGTGCTAGGGCCGTCCGTGCTCCATATCGTCGATGCACCCAGTCAGTCGCAAGCCAACCAGTTCATCGTCTATTTAGGTGCGACCTTGATTTTATTCGATGGCGGGCGCGCTGTGCGCTTCGACGTACTTCGCCGCGTGTATGTCAGCATTTCTCTGTTGGTTACCACGGGCGTACTCATCAGTGCGCTGATTGTCGGTGTGGCTGTACATTATTTCCTACATACGCCTTGGGTTTGGTCACTTCTCTTGGCATCCATCATGGCGTCCACTGATCCTGCGACATTAATTCCCGTCTTTCGCCGCGTGCCGATTGTCGAGCGGTTACAACAGACGATGGAGACGGAATCCGCCTTTAACGACGCGACGGCATCAGTACTGGTTTTAATGCTGATGACGGCGGTACAAACGGGTGGAGGATTGTCTATTGGGCCTGCGGTCCTCAAGTTCTTTCACGACGCCTTTATCGGGCTTGCAGTGGGTGTGGTGTTCGGAATGTTGGCGATGTTACTCGTCTCTCAAAAAGCGTGGGGGATTTTGCACGAACTAGGGTCTGTCGTCATGTTTGTGTGTGCCATTGGCGCTTATGTGGTCGCCAGTCGGTTGGATGCAAGCGGTTTTATGGCCGCGTTTGCCGCGGGCGTGATGACTGGCAACGGTCGGTCGTTGCGTTGGCCGCTTGCGAGCGAGACAGAAGGTCATATTGAACATACGGGTGGCGTGCTGACGCTCATGCTGCGCATTTTGATTTTTGTCATGCTCGGCACGCAGGTCAATTTTCAAGTCGTGTACGCGCACTTGTGGGTCGGCTTGTTGATAGTGGCCGTTTTGATGTTCGTCGCGCGTCCAGCGACGGTATTCGGCTCTGTTTTGTTTGATCGCGTCGCGAAGTGGAACGGCCGTGAGGTCATATTCATGACGTGGGTGCGCGAAACGGGCGTGATACCGGCGGCTCTAGCTGGCACGGCTGTGGCAAAGGGGATTCCGCAAGCGCAGACGATTCTCGCGGTGACATTCTTGGCGATTCTCTGCACGATTCTCATTCAGGCCACAAGTACGGGCGCGGTGGCCAAGCGTTTAGGACTAGCGCGTCAGGAGAAACCAGAGGATTTGTAA
- the menD gene encoding 2-succinyl-5-enolpyruvyl-6-hydroxy-3-cyclohexene-1-carboxylic-acid synthase produces the protein MANWDLWPVHAFVDALAAAGVKAAVVSPGSRNTPLTLAFAEHPEIAVYSHLDERSAGFFALGLAKSTGVPVVLCCTSGTATANYYPAVMEAFEARVPLLVVTADRPHQLRDVGANQAVRQPGMYAMHVKWALELPVPDGTQELARHAAAMAARATAVALAAPAGPVHVNYPFVEPLMLPPRAELTDAHQISIPSLYRSAQALPDASGVEALYHALQTAKRPMFVIGPQPSAEMGRAVASFCAKHGIVLCADVLSQARFVPGEEAKTQVQYFDLLLTAVGDTMPAPDLVVRFGGQPTSKSMSTFLQHAAKGARVFVADESEWYRDASFVATDVIAGDVLALLRDLAGRGLEPKATWDLYVQAWKQADEAVASVVATFTKAHWFEGAALRSFVAALPEGAQLFIGNSRPIRDLDALASPRPPIVAYGNRGVSGIDGIVSTAFGVAAGRPTEPTVLCLGDVSFYHDLNGLLAARRFSVPLTILLVHNDGGGIFQHLSQAQRQETLGYFTTPHGLEFEEMVNAYGGRFTRVADEAALAEATRQATSRQNGLQVIEVRFDNAESAGLYQRLRQEVEAALRVVMD, from the coding sequence ATGGCAAATTGGGATTTGTGGCCGGTGCACGCGTTCGTCGACGCGTTGGCCGCCGCTGGGGTGAAGGCGGCTGTGGTCTCGCCGGGATCGCGCAATACACCGCTGACCCTCGCGTTTGCAGAGCATCCGGAGATAGCGGTGTATTCGCATCTCGATGAACGATCCGCCGGCTTCTTTGCACTGGGCCTCGCAAAGTCCACTGGCGTTCCGGTGGTGCTTTGTTGTACGTCGGGGACGGCGACGGCGAATTATTATCCGGCGGTGATGGAGGCGTTTGAGGCGCGCGTTCCGTTGCTCGTGGTGACGGCGGATAGGCCGCATCAGTTGCGCGACGTGGGGGCAAACCAGGCGGTCCGACAACCGGGGATGTACGCGATGCACGTGAAGTGGGCGTTGGAACTGCCTGTACCGGATGGAACGCAGGAATTGGCGAGGCACGCCGCTGCGATGGCGGCGAGGGCAACAGCGGTCGCCTTGGCCGCGCCTGCCGGGCCGGTGCACGTGAATTACCCATTTGTCGAGCCCTTAATGCTCCCGCCGCGCGCGGAACTCACCGATGCACATCAGATTTCGATTCCGTCGCTGTATCGCTCGGCGCAAGCCCTGCCAGATGCGTCTGGAGTCGAGGCATTGTATCACGCGCTGCAAACGGCCAAGCGGCCGATGTTCGTCATCGGACCGCAGCCATCCGCAGAGATGGGTCGGGCTGTCGCGTCGTTTTGCGCGAAACACGGCATTGTCCTCTGTGCCGACGTGCTGTCGCAGGCGCGGTTTGTCCCCGGTGAGGAAGCGAAGACGCAGGTGCAGTATTTTGATTTGCTGTTGACGGCTGTGGGAGACACGATGCCCGCGCCAGATCTGGTTGTGCGTTTTGGTGGACAGCCGACCTCGAAGTCGATGTCGACATTTTTGCAACATGCGGCAAAGGGTGCACGCGTGTTTGTGGCTGACGAGTCGGAGTGGTATCGGGATGCGTCGTTTGTCGCGACAGATGTCATCGCGGGTGATGTGTTGGCGCTGCTGCGCGACTTGGCAGGTCGCGGACTCGAACCAAAAGCTACTTGGGATTTGTATGTGCAGGCCTGGAAACAGGCGGACGAGGCAGTCGCATCCGTCGTCGCAACGTTCACGAAGGCGCATTGGTTCGAGGGGGCGGCCCTTCGTTCGTTTGTGGCTGCGTTGCCAGAAGGCGCACAATTGTTTATTGGCAACAGTCGACCTATTCGCGATCTCGACGCCCTCGCATCACCCCGCCCTCCGATTGTGGCGTATGGCAACCGCGGGGTGAGCGGCATTGATGGGATTGTTTCGACTGCCTTTGGCGTGGCCGCGGGCAGGCCAACAGAGCCGACCGTGTTGTGTTTGGGGGATGTATCGTTTTATCACGACTTGAACGGATTACTTGCGGCACGGCGTTTTTCGGTGCCTTTGACGATATTGTTGGTGCACAATGATGGTGGGGGCATCTTCCAACATTTGAGCCAAGCACAACGTCAGGAGACACTTGGTTACTTTACCACGCCGCACGGACTCGAATTCGAGGAGATGGTGAACGCGTACGGCGGTCGTTTCACGCGCGTTGCAGACGAGGCGGCGTTGGCCGAGGCAACACGTCAGGCCACGTCGCGACAGAATGGGTTGCAGGTCATTGAGGTGCGTTTTGACAATGCCGAGAGCGCGGGTTTGTATCAGCGGTTGCGCCAAGAGGTTGAGGCTGCACTCCGGGTGGTGATGGACTGA